ACGAACGCGAAGGACAACTCGCAGTCCGGCGTGACCGGCAACGTGTACCTCGACGGGTACCGGCTCGACGGCACGCGGCTGTGGCGCATCGACCTGGGCCGCAACATCCGCGCCGGCGCGCACTACACGCAGTTCCAGGTGTACGACTTCGACGGCGACGGGGGAGCGGAGGTCGCAGTCAAGACCGCGGACGGCACGCGGTCCGGCACCGGCCAGGTCATCGGCGACGCGAACGCCGACCACCGCAACTCGTCGGGCTACGTGCTGAGCGGTCCCGAGTACTTCACGGTGTTCGAGGGCGCCGACGGCCGGATCGGGGCGACCACGTCGTACGTCCCCGCGCGCGGCACGGTCTCGAGCTGGGGCGACTCGTACGGCAACCGCGTCGACCGGTTCCTCGCCGGCACCGCGTACCTCGACGGTGTGCGCCCGTCGATCATCATGGCGCGCGGCTACTACACGCGGGCCGTCGTCGTCGCGTGGGACTACCGCGGCGGCACCCTCACTCGCCGGTGGACGTTCGACTCGAACAGCTCGAGCAGCGGCAACGCGTCCGTCGCGGGACAGGGCAACCACTCGCTCGCGATCGCGGACGTCGACGCCGACGGGCGTCAGGAGATCCTCTACGGCGCCGCCGCGATCGACGACGACGGGCGCTTCCTGTGGAGCAACGGCACGGGCCACGGCGACGCCGGCCATGTGGGCGACCTCATCCCGAGCCGACCCGGCCTCGAGTACTACAAGGTCACCGAGGACACCTCGCAGCCGAACTCGTGGATGGCCGACGCGCGCACGGGGCAGATCCTGTGGCGTACCGGCTCGGGCAGCGACAACGGCCGCGGCGTCTCCGACGACGTGTGGGCCGGGTCCCCGGGCGCCGAGTCCTGGTCGTCGTCGGACTCGCAGCTGCGCAGCACGTCCGGCCAGGAGATCGGCCGCAAGCCCTCGTCGGCGAACTTCCTCGCCTGGTGGGACGGCGACCCGGTGCGCGAGCTGCTCGACCAGACGCGGATCGACAAGTACGGCACGGGCGGCGACACGCGCCTGCTCACGGCCTCCGGGGTGCACTCGAACAACGGCACGAAGGCCACGCCGTCGCTGTCCGGCGACCTGCTGGGGGACTGGCGCGAGGAGGTCGTCTGGCCGACGAGCGACGACTCCGCGCTGCGCATCTACGCGACCCCGATCACGACGAGCCTGCGGCTGCCGACCCTGCTGCACGACCAGACGTACCGTGTCGCGATCGCGTGGCAGAACACGGCGTACAACCAGCCGCCGCACACCGGCTTCTTCCTCGGCGACGGGTTCAGCGCCCCCGCCTGGCCGGTGATCTACACGCCCTGACGAGCGCCGACGCGGGTCGCGGCGACCGCCGCGCAGAAGGCAGCGACCGCCGGGTCGGTGCCCTCGACCGTGCTCGGGGCGTCACCGGGCGCCAGGAACACCGCGACGAGGCGCGCGCCCGGGTCGGTGTCGAGCCGCGGCAGGTAGGTGTCCCGCCAGGTCCACAGGTTCGGGTGCCGGTACACGTCGCACGCCTCGGCGGGGGAGAGCATCGCGACCGCCCGCTCGAGCTGGGTCCGCGAGAGCGGGAAGGCGGCCGTCCCGTGGGCGTACCCGACGACGTGCGCGACGACCACCCCGGGCAACGGGTGCTCGCCGGAGTTCACGAGCGGGAAGTGCTCGGGCTGTGGACCGGAGGCGCCGGACGGGACGAGCCCCACGCCGTGCGCGGCGGGGCGCACCCACCCGTCGATCGCCAGCTCGAAGGCCTCGCGTGCTGCCGTGATCTCGTCCGCCGTCACCCATCGCGCCATGACCGGCACCCTGTCACGGCCCGCGCCGGGCACCCAGGCATTTCGCGCGGGCCGAGCGCACCGCCTCGCGCGGCACAGGGGTGTCGCGCGAAGGCACGGAGCGGGAGCATGGGCCGATGAGCCTCGTGCAGGTCGCCCAGCGCGCCACCGACCTCGACCGGTCCGCCGCGTTCTACGCCGATCTCCTCGGCCGGGCTCCCGCGGCACGGTTCGAGCCACCATGCCTGGTGTTCTTCGACCTCGACGGGGTCCGGCTGCTGCTCGAGGCGGGTGCGCCGTCGGCGACCCTGTACCTGCGCGTCGACGACGTCGCCGCGACGGTGGAACGACTGCGCGGCGCCGGTGTGCCCGTCGAGGGCGAGCCGCACGTGATCTTCCACCACGCGGACGACGCCCTCGGCCCTGCGGGTACCGACGAGTGGCAGGCGTTCGTCCGTGACCCCGACGGCAACCTCGTCGGACTCGTCGAGCACCGCCGTTGAACCGCGCGCGCGACGACGTCGGGAGCCGCGTCGTCGCTGCTCAGGAACTCGTCGGACGGCGCGTCGCCGTATCGGCGAGCTCGGGCGGCCACACGACCGCGAACCGCTCGCACACGATCTCGTCCTGCTCCGACCACGTGACCCCGCGCGCGGCGCACGTCCGGGTCCAGTAGCGGCGGTGCTCGCGGCGCCACGACTCGAGCGTCCGGTCGTCCTCGCCCTCGTCGTACGCGAAGTCCGCGTCGACCTCGTCGAACGTCGCGAGCCGCAGCTCCGTCGTGCGCAGGACCACGACCGGCCGCCCGGTGCCGTCGCACGCGATCCAGTGCCCGCCGATGCGCGGCAGCGGGTCGCCCACCGCCGTGAACGCGTCGACGAGCTCGGCGGTCGCGCGCTTGGGGCCGTGCGTGACGGCGCGCAGCAGCGCGTCGGCGAGGGCGGGGGAGTCGCCGAAGTGCTCGACGCTGTAGTCGGACGCCGCGGCGGCGCTCGGGTGCGCGGCCGCGTACGCCGCCCACAGCGCGCCGGCGGCCTCGCGGTCGACCTCGGGCAGGGCATCGCTCATGCACGCAGCGTGCCAGCCCGGCGCCGAGGGATCGAGCCGGGGCCGTCCTGCGCGCCGCGCTGTCAGTCGCGCACGTCCGTCAGTCGCGCACGTCGCCGATGCGGATGTGGTTGCCGAACGGGTCGCGGATCGCGAAGTCGCGGCCGTACGGCTGATCCGTGGGCTCCTGCGTGACGTCGACCCCCGCCTCGACCAGCCGGGCGAACGTCCCGTCGACGTCGTCCGTCGTGAACGCGAGCCAGCCACCGCCCGCACCCTTGGTCACCAGGTCGCGCACCTGCTCGGCCGTGGCGTCGTCGTGCGCCGGCGGGCCGGGTCGCTCGAGCAGGATCTGCTTGCGGTCGCCCGGCACCCGGACGGTGAGCCAGCGCATGGCGCCGAAGTCGACGTCGGCACCGACCTCGAGGCCCAGCACGTCGACGTAGAACGCCAGCGCCTCGTCCTGGTCGAGGACGAAGATCGACGAGAGGTTGTTGCGTTCGAGCACGAGAGGCGTCCTGACCTGCGGTTTCATCGATCGTTTGCCGACGACGACCACGCTAGGGGAGCCGGGGGAGATGCGCTTCTCCGAAACTGCTCGGTCGCCCCCACCGCATCGACCACGAGCCCGAGCCAGGCTCCGGCGTCCCGGCCAGCGTCTCGCGGTAGGCCGTGGGGGAGCACCCCACCACCTCGGCGAACGTGCGGCTGAACGTGCCGAGGCTCGTGAACCCGACCGCGAGGCACACGTCGGTGACGCTCGTGCTCGTCGTCCGCAGCAGGAACATCGCGCGCTCGACCCGGCGGCGCTGCAGGTACCGGTACGGCGTCTCGCCGAACACGCGTCGGAACTCGTGCGCGAAGTGCGACGTGGACATCAACGCCACGCGCGCGAGCGATGCGACGTCCAGCGGTGCCGCGTAGGCGCGGTCCATGGCGTCACGTGCACGCAGCAGCCGACGGTTGAGGTCCTCGGCGTCGCGGTTCACGAGCGGCCTGGCGAACCGTGGGCACAGGCGGGGTCGAACGGACGTGCGAACGTCCTGGCAGGCAGCGTCATGCCGGCTGCCAGAGCTCAATGCGGTTACCGTCCGGGTCGGTGACCCAGCCGAAGCGTTCCACGCCGTCCATGTCCTGCGTCTCGTCGTCGACGGTCGCGCCGTGGGCGCGCAGCTGCGCGAGCATCGCGTCCAGGTCGCGGACCCGGAAGTCGAGCATCGTGCGCTGCGTCGGCGCGCCCTCGCTCTGGCAGGGCCCTGGGAGCAAGCCGATAATGCACATTATGTCAGAACGGCCAGAGAGAACGACGGCCCATCTCCGGGACGCCGTCCCCTGTCGTCAGAGGTGGCGCGGGAGCTTGAGGACGTAGCGCTCCTCCGTGACGTCCGGGTCGCGCGGCACCGCCATGCGCTCACCGGTACGCGCGAAGCCCGCGCGCACGTACAGGTCGCCGGCCGCGTTGTTGCCGTCGACGAGCCACAGCGACAGCGTGCGGGCCTTCTCGGCGATCGCGGCCTGGCGCACGGCGTCCAGGAGCGCCCACGCGATCCCCCGGCGACGCGCCTCGGGCGCGACCCAGAGGCTGACGATGTGCCGGTCGTCCGTCGGCGACCCGGGCTCCAGCAGCGTCGAGACGAGCGCACGGACCTCGCCGTCGTCGTCGATCGCGATCCACGTCGGCACGGTGCGCGTGCGCATCCGCCAGTGCTTCTCCTTGAAGCGCTCCTCGCGCTCCAGTGACGAGCCGAAGGCGTCCGGGTCCTCGCGGAGCGCACGCAGACGGATGTCGCGCACTCGTGCCCAGTCGTCCTCAGTTGCCCGCGTGATCTGCACGTTCACAGGATGCCGTACGAACAGGCGCTCACTCGCCACCGCCATGCCCGAGCGGGTCGGGCACGGAGCGCGCCACGTCGGCGACCTCCTCCTCGGGGCGCGGCGGGATCGTCTCGTCCTCCTCGAGGAGCGGGATCTCCTCGGTGCTCCCGGGCAGGTCAGGGTGCTGCTCGGTCATGAGGTCACCTCCTGGTTCGCGAGCTCGACGGACTCCCCCGTGGCCAGCGCGACGAGCTCGGAGCCACGCACGAGGCGGCCGACCAGGGTGTGCAGCAGGCCGAGCCCGCGCTCGTTGAGCAGCCCGTCGTGGATCGGCACGATGCGCCGCGCGCCGACGTCCCTGGCGCGGTCCACGGCCTCCGTCAGGGTGAACCACGGGCCGGAGATCGGCAGCAGGTGGACGTCGGGCCGGTCGGTGGGCTGCACGTGCGCATCACCGGGGTGGAGCACGCCCTCGACGAGGTACGCGACGTTGGGGATGCGCGGGATGTCGGGGTGGATCACCGCGTGCCACTCCCCCAGGACCCGGACCGAGAAGCCCGCGGCCTCGACGTGATCGCCGCCGCTGACGACGTGCAGGAGGTCCTGCGGTGCGTCCGCCTCGCGCAGCAGCGCCACGGCGGGTGCCGGGCCCCACAGGGGGATCCCGCCCCGGACGGCCTCGGCGACCCGGTCGACCGCGAGGTGGTCGGCGTGCTCGTGCGTCACGAGGATCGCCTGGGCCCCGTCGAGCGCGTCGTCGAGCGCGCAGAACGAGCCGGGGTCGATCAGCAGGTGGCGACGGTCGTCGTCGAGCCGGACGCAGGAGTGGCCCCACCGGGTCAGGCGCAGTGTCATGTGGGTGATTCTGCGCGTCCACCAGCGCGGACGCACGCTGCCACGCCCACCTTCGTCCCGGTCCGCACCGTTCGCGCCGGTGGGACACGGTCCCCTCGGGCACGCCGCAGCCGATACGGTTGCCGGGTGCTCGTGCTCGGTGTGTGCAGCCTCAAGGGTGGCGTCGGCAAGACGTCCGTGACGCTCGGTCTGGCCTCCGCGGCCCTCGAACGAGGGTTGCGCACCCTCGTCGTCGACATGGACCCGCAGGGTGACTGCACCATGTCGCTCGGCGCGCGTCCCGAGCAGGGCGACGTGTCCGACGTGCTCGACGCGCCGAGCGCCGAGACCGTGCGGTCCGCGACGGTGGCGAGCTCGTGGGCGGAGGACGGGCTCGACGTGCTCGTCGGCTCGGAACGCAACGCCAAGCACGACCGCCTCGGTGACAGCGACTTCGACCGGCTGCGGTTCGCGCTGTCCTGGGTGCAGGACTACGACCTGGTGCTCGTGGACTGCCCGCCGTCGCTCGGCTCGCTCACGCGCACCGGCCTGACCGCGTGCGACCGCGCGATGGTCGTCACGGAGCCCGGCCTGTTCGCCGTCATGGCCGTCGGCCGCGCCATGCGCACGATCGACGAGCTGCGCCGCGGCCCCGCGCCCCAGCTGCAGCCGCTCG
The sequence above is a segment of the Cellulomonas palmilytica genome. Coding sequences within it:
- a CDS encoding helix-turn-helix domain-containing protein; this translates as MNRDAEDLNRRLLRARDAMDRAYAAPLDVASLARVALMSTSHFAHEFRRVFGETPYRYLQRRRVERAMFLLRTTSTSVTDVCLAVGFTSLGTFSRTFAEVVGCSPTAYRETLAGTPEPGSGSWSMRWGRPSSFGEAHLPRLP
- a CDS encoding ASCH domain-containing protein codes for the protein MSDALPEVDREAAGALWAAYAAAHPSAAAASDYSVEHFGDSPALADALLRAVTHGPKRATAELVDAFTAVGDPLPRIGGHWIACDGTGRPVVVLRTTELRLATFDEVDADFAYDEGEDDRTLESWRREHRRYWTRTCAARGVTWSEQDEIVCERFAVVWPPELADTATRRPTSS
- a CDS encoding VOC family protein, which produces MLPGPCQSEGAPTQRTMLDFRVRDLDAMLAQLRAHGATVDDETQDMDGVERFGWVTDPDGNRIELWQPA
- a CDS encoding GNAT family N-acetyltransferase translates to MQITRATEDDWARVRDIRLRALREDPDAFGSSLEREERFKEKHWRMRTRTVPTWIAIDDDGEVRALVSTLLEPGSPTDDRHIVSLWVAPEARRRGIAWALLDAVRQAAIAEKARTLSLWLVDGNNAAGDLYVRAGFARTGERMAVPRDPDVTEERYVLKLPRHL
- a CDS encoding rhamnogalacturonan lyase family protein — protein: MRRTTTYRARSAMAPAALGAAGALVVAGLAASPATAAAGCSASYAVTSQWSGGFGADVVVRNLGDPLSGWTVSWSFPDGQTVSQAWNATVTQSGSTATARNVDWNAGLATGGSASFGFIGTWQSANGVPTSVSLNGTPCTGAVSPTSTPTSTPSSSPSSTPSPTPTASPTPDPTPTSTTPPAGAWQAERLDRGLISVRSGSGNLVQWRLLGTDPRDVAFHVYRDGARLTASPLTTTTSYLDAGASSSARYTVRAVVNGIEQAASAASLTFANGYLDVPISKPGGDYTANDASVGDLDGDGDLDLVLKWDPTNAKDNSQSGVTGNVYLDGYRLDGTRLWRIDLGRNIRAGAHYTQFQVYDFDGDGGAEVAVKTADGTRSGTGQVIGDANADHRNSSGYVLSGPEYFTVFEGADGRIGATTSYVPARGTVSSWGDSYGNRVDRFLAGTAYLDGVRPSIIMARGYYTRAVVVAWDYRGGTLTRRWTFDSNSSSSGNASVAGQGNHSLAIADVDADGRQEILYGAAAIDDDGRFLWSNGTGHGDAGHVGDLIPSRPGLEYYKVTEDTSQPNSWMADARTGQILWRTGSGSDNGRGVSDDVWAGSPGAESWSSSDSQLRSTSGQEIGRKPSSANFLAWWDGDPVRELLDQTRIDKYGTGGDTRLLTASGVHSNNGTKATPSLSGDLLGDWREEVVWPTSDDSALRIYATPITTSLRLPTLLHDQTYRVAIAWQNTAYNQPPHTGFFLGDGFSAPAWPVIYTP
- a CDS encoding VOC family protein, with the protein product MSLVQVAQRATDLDRSAAFYADLLGRAPAARFEPPCLVFFDLDGVRLLLEAGAPSATLYLRVDDVAATVERLRGAGVPVEGEPHVIFHHADDALGPAGTDEWQAFVRDPDGNLVGLVEHRR
- a CDS encoding ParA family protein; this encodes MLVLGVCSLKGGVGKTSVTLGLASAALERGLRTLVVDMDPQGDCTMSLGARPEQGDVSDVLDAPSAETVRSATVASSWAEDGLDVLVGSERNAKHDRLGDSDFDRLRFALSWVQDYDLVLVDCPPSLGSLTRTGLTACDRAMVVTEPGLFAVMAVGRAMRTIDELRRGPAPQLQPLGIAVNRVRARSLEQAYRLEELGSLYGPLLLSPSVPERAALQQAQGAAQPVHAWPGQAAAELSGIFDALLDRALRAPRR
- a CDS encoding MBL fold metallo-hydrolase; the protein is MTLRLTRWGHSCVRLDDDRRHLLIDPGSFCALDDALDGAQAILVTHEHADHLAVDRVAEAVRGGIPLWGPAPAVALLREADAPQDLLHVVSGGDHVEAAGFSVRVLGEWHAVIHPDIPRIPNVAYLVEGVLHPGDAHVQPTDRPDVHLLPISGPWFTLTEAVDRARDVGARRIVPIHDGLLNERGLGLLHTLVGRLVRGSELVALATGESVELANQEVTS
- a CDS encoding VOC family protein; the protein is MLERNNLSSIFVLDQDEALAFYVDVLGLEVGADVDFGAMRWLTVRVPGDRKQILLERPGPPAHDDATAEQVRDLVTKGAGGGWLAFTTDDVDGTFARLVEAGVDVTQEPTDQPYGRDFAIRDPFGNHIRIGDVRD